GTGTCCATGTGCTGCGCACCCTCGACGACGCCCTGACGTTGCGCACGCAGTTGCTGAGCGGCCCCCGGGTCGTGGTGATCGGCGCCGGATTCCTCGGCAGCGAGACCGCCGCCACCGCACGGGGGCTCGGCCTGGACGTCACGCTCGTCGATGTCGCGTCCACCCCGCTGGTCGGGCAAGTCGGCACCTGGGCAGGCGGGTTGGTGGCCGCTCTGCACCGGGACCACGGAGTCCGCCTGCGCATGGGACGCGGGGTCAGCGGCCTGACCGGCGAGCGCGGCCGGGTCACCGAGGTGGTGCTCGACGACGGGAGCCGGCTCCCCGCCGATGTGGTCGTGGTCGCGATCGGCTCGGTACCGGCCACCGACTGGCTGGCCGGCTCCGGCATCCCGCTGGGCGACGGGGTGCGCTGCGACAGCCAGTGCCGGGCCGCGCCCGGCATCTACGCGGCAGGGGACGTCGCCAACTGGCCGCACCCGGCCATCGGCGGTCGCGTCCGCCTCGAACAACGCACGAACGCCACCACACAGGCCCTGGTCGTCGCCAAGAACCTCCTCGCCGGTCCCGGGGAGGCGACGCCCTACGCGCCGGTCCCGTTCGGCTGGACCGATCAGTACGACGCCAAGATCCAGCTTCACGGCTGGTGTCCCCCCGGTGCGCGGGCCGAATGCGTCGACGGCGACCCGGGGGCACGCAAGTTCGTCGCGCTCTACCGGGACCGCGGCCGCGTGGTGGGCGCGCTCGGCTGGAACAGCGCACGCGCCCTGCGCGAGTACCGCAGCCACATCGCCGGCGAGGCGGCGCCGCTCGCGACGGCGGAGGGCTGAACCGGAGCGCTGAACCGGCGAGGTGACGGGAGGCTGAACCGGCGAGGTGACGGGAGGCTGAACTGGAGGGGTGAAGGGGCCGGTGGGGGAAGGGTTTTGACGGGCGGGGGGAGGCCTACCGGCGTAAGTTCACCGGCATGGTGACTTCGATGACGCATGAGGATTACGAGCGGCGGATGGACCGGGCGGGCCGGGCCGCGGCCGACGCCGGGCTGGCCGGGCTGATCGTGACGCCGGGTCCTGATCTGGTGTGGCTGTGCGGCTACCGGCCACCCGCGGCCACCGAGCGGCTGACCGCCCTGGTGATCGAGCCGGGGCGGCGCTCGCGGCTGCTGGTGCCCGTACTGGAGTACCCGGACGCGGAGCTCTCCCCGGGGGCCCCGGCGCTGGAGGTGTCGGGGTGGACCGACGGATC
This Streptomyces decoyicus DNA region includes the following protein-coding sequences:
- a CDS encoding NAD(P)/FAD-dependent oxidoreductase — protein: MPARDRIVVVGASAAGLTTAEALRREGFTGTLTMVGEELRPPYDRPPLSKQVLAGEREPETTVLRQDADLRRLALDLRLGCRATGLDPATRTVILADGDRLRYDGLVIATGLRPRRLPFGHDLAGVHVLRTLDDALTLRTQLLSGPRVVVIGAGFLGSETAATARGLGLDVTLVDVASTPLVGQVGTWAGGLVAALHRDHGVRLRMGRGVSGLTGERGRVTEVVLDDGSRLPADVVVVAIGSVPATDWLAGSGIPLGDGVRCDSQCRAAPGIYAAGDVANWPHPAIGGRVRLEQRTNATTQALVVAKNLLAGPGEATPYAPVPFGWTDQYDAKIQLHGWCPPGARAECVDGDPGARKFVALYRDRGRVVGALGWNSARALREYRSHIAGEAAPLATAEG